Proteins from a single region of Fodinibius sp. Rm-B-1B1-1:
- a CDS encoding TDP-N-acetylfucosamine:lipid II N-acetylfucosaminyltransferase, protein MSNGEILHITKDEKFIDGAYYLFEKAFPNRNRFVVLKPPADPPIRYLNKKLVAKAEFKIISRSTIKQLADRSSEYSVTVLHGLNNEHALIYSSAVFKDRFMGIIHGGEIYNSGLMDIVLMGDETKKLYQNTSQTTFIERAKNLLRKIKYRNHKYPKQVDLLHILYQMQVFGSLPGISYQKYINEKIYNPFVQHIPFSYYPIDFIISDKDLRVQGKDILLGNSASATNNHLEAFELLSSINLGDRKIITPLSYGSEKYAKAIVDEGQKLFGDQFVPLNKFLPIDEYNRVISHCGIVIMNHYRPQAMGNIIAALYMGAKVFLNTTNVYEYFKGLGCHIFLIDEDLTSQKKPFELLSSNQVMHNRAVLEELLSTAVLVEEMRKAFKDIFDYNNTLNQQEVAL, encoded by the coding sequence ATGAGCAACGGTGAGATACTGCATATTACCAAGGACGAAAAATTCATCGACGGTGCGTACTACTTATTTGAGAAAGCATTTCCCAACCGAAATCGATTTGTTGTGCTTAAGCCACCGGCCGATCCGCCGATTCGCTATCTAAATAAAAAATTAGTTGCTAAAGCAGAATTTAAGATTATATCGCGATCTACTATTAAGCAGCTTGCTGACCGGAGTTCAGAATACTCAGTTACGGTATTACATGGACTTAATAATGAACATGCTCTTATCTACTCTTCGGCTGTTTTTAAAGATCGTTTTATGGGGATTATCCACGGAGGAGAGATCTATAACAGTGGTTTGATGGATATAGTGTTAATGGGAGATGAGACAAAAAAATTGTATCAAAACACCTCTCAAACAACGTTTATTGAACGAGCAAAGAATCTTCTTCGAAAAATTAAATACCGTAATCATAAATATCCCAAGCAGGTTGATTTATTACACATTTTGTATCAAATGCAGGTGTTTGGGTCGTTGCCAGGGATATCATATCAGAAATACATTAACGAAAAAATATATAACCCATTTGTACAGCATATTCCTTTCAGCTACTATCCCATTGATTTTATTATCAGTGACAAAGATTTAAGGGTACAGGGAAAAGACATCCTGCTGGGAAATTCAGCTTCTGCAACGAATAATCATTTGGAAGCTTTTGAACTTCTGTCATCAATTAATCTGGGGGATAGAAAAATTATTACCCCTTTAAGCTATGGGTCTGAAAAATATGCCAAAGCTATTGTGGATGAAGGACAAAAACTGTTTGGTGATCAGTTTGTGCCTCTAAATAAGTTTCTTCCGATTGATGAATATAATCGGGTGATAAGTCATTGTGGTATTGTGATAATGAACCATTATCGTCCACAGGCGATGGGAAATATTATTGCTGCACTGTATATGGGCGCAAAGGTTTTCTTAAACACTACTAATGTATACGAATATTTTAAGGGATTAGGGTGCCATATCTTTTTAATTGATGAAGATTTAACATCCCAAAAGAAACCATTCGAACTCCTATCAAGTAATCAGGTGATGCATAATCGAGCTGTATTAGAGGAGTTGTTAAGTACAGCTGTTTTAGTGGAAGAAATGCGAAAAGCGTTTAAAGATATTTTTGATTATAACAATACGTTAAACCAGCAAGAGGTGGCATTATGA
- a CDS encoding NeuD/PglB/VioB family sugar acetyltransferase: MKKLLIYGCGYPSITSLVKYLNMRGEEWQIAGYLDDSLFGEEVSYHGYPIIGDETSISAFVEQGYYFFNNVASSTDKMEAVAKKIDRHNAKICTLIFPEPPDIDLDTITVGAGSIISPQVIVGAGVHFGKNVIVRQQSIVSHNCDIGDYCFIGPNVGIMGNVNIGDKTFIGAKALIRNNVSIGKNCVVGMGAVVTKDVPDNTTVIGNPAKPINHLNGNGKKHSKDVVENVSKTLFITNS; the protein is encoded by the coding sequence ATGAAAAAGTTATTGATATATGGATGCGGTTATCCGTCTATTACAAGTTTGGTTAAATATTTAAATATGAGAGGAGAAGAGTGGCAAATAGCGGGGTATCTGGATGACAGCCTTTTTGGAGAAGAGGTTAGTTATCATGGTTATCCCATTATTGGTGATGAGACTTCGATTTCCGCTTTTGTTGAACAGGGATATTATTTTTTCAATAACGTGGCTTCATCGACTGATAAAATGGAAGCGGTGGCTAAAAAAATTGATCGTCATAATGCTAAAATTTGCACGCTTATCTTTCCTGAACCACCGGATATCGATTTGGATACCATTACTGTTGGAGCCGGTTCTATCATTTCTCCACAAGTTATTGTCGGAGCCGGCGTCCATTTCGGAAAAAATGTAATTGTCCGTCAGCAATCAATTGTTAGTCACAACTGCGACATCGGGGATTACTGTTTTATAGGTCCTAATGTTGGAATTATGGGCAATGTAAATATTGGGGATAAGACATTTATTGGCGCAAAAGCGCTGATCAGAAATAATGTTAGCATCGGGAAAAATTGTGTGGTGGGAATGGGAGCTGTTGTAACTAAAGATGTGCCAGATAATACGACTGTTATTGGCAATCCGGCTAAGCCCATTAATCACCTCAATGGAAATGGTAAAAAGCATTCTAAAGATGTGGTCGAGAATGTATCGAAAACGTTATTTATCACCAACAGCTAA
- a CDS encoding NAD(P)H-dependent oxidoreductase, giving the protein MIITDKKLEMLEKADTPIKVGIVGAGFFARGVALQFVSAAVGMRLVAIANRTPENAIRLCDEVGIDDVVEVESQIVLDAAIQHGKTCVTNNPFLLCKSDRIDVIIEATGNISFGAQVVLSAIEHRKHVIVNAELDGTVGPILKIYADKAGVIFTDIDGDQPGVIMNLYRFIKGVGIKPVLCGNIKGLHDPYRNPQTQKEFANKWGQNAAMVTSFADGSKISFEQAVIANATEMKVAKRGMYGPTVDAGTAITEAIKSYPDEAFTFEAGIVDYIVGAEPGPGIFIVGTCDHPLQQHYLKLYKLGDGPFYCFYTPFHLCHFEVPNTVARAMLFNDATIAPVSAPQVEVVAVAKRDLKAGQKIDGIGFYMTYGMCENSEVVTEEQLLPLGAAEDCILKRDVNKDEVLCYQDVELPEGRLIDQLLAEQRSFFSKNMAIE; this is encoded by the coding sequence ATGATTATTACGGATAAAAAGTTGGAAATGCTTGAAAAAGCTGATACTCCTATTAAGGTAGGTATTGTTGGGGCTGGTTTTTTTGCTCGTGGGGTTGCTTTGCAGTTTGTGTCTGCAGCTGTTGGAATGCGTTTGGTTGCTATTGCAAATCGAACACCAGAAAATGCAATTCGGCTTTGTGATGAAGTGGGTATCGATGATGTGGTAGAAGTAGAATCACAGATAGTGTTGGATGCAGCTATACAGCATGGCAAAACCTGTGTGACGAACAACCCATTTTTGTTATGTAAGTCTGATAGAATTGATGTAATCATCGAGGCAACGGGAAATATATCTTTTGGGGCTCAGGTTGTTCTTTCTGCTATTGAGCATCGAAAACATGTGATTGTAAATGCGGAACTTGACGGTACGGTGGGTCCCATTTTAAAAATATATGCCGATAAAGCTGGCGTTATTTTTACTGATATTGATGGCGATCAACCGGGGGTAATTATGAATCTCTATCGGTTCATCAAAGGAGTGGGGATTAAACCAGTGCTGTGTGGGAACATTAAGGGGTTGCATGATCCGTACCGAAATCCACAAACGCAAAAAGAGTTTGCAAATAAATGGGGACAAAATGCAGCTATGGTCACGTCCTTTGCTGATGGCAGTAAAATTTCATTTGAACAGGCGGTGATTGCTAATGCTACGGAAATGAAAGTGGCAAAAAGGGGTATGTATGGGCCAACTGTTGATGCCGGTACTGCTATAACAGAAGCTATAAAATCGTACCCTGATGAAGCGTTTACTTTCGAAGCCGGAATTGTTGACTATATAGTAGGCGCCGAGCCAGGGCCAGGCATTTTCATCGTAGGAACTTGCGATCACCCTTTGCAGCAGCATTATTTAAAGCTTTATAAGCTGGGCGATGGTCCGTTTTACTGTTTTTATACTCCTTTTCACTTATGTCATTTCGAAGTACCCAATACTGTTGCCCGGGCAATGTTATTTAACGATGCCACCATTGCACCTGTATCTGCTCCACAGGTAGAAGTAGTGGCAGTGGCTAAGAGAGATCTAAAAGCTGGCCAAAAGATTGATGGAATTGGATTCTATATGACTTATGGGATGTGTGAAAACTCGGAAGTTGTTACCGAAGAGCAGTTATTGCCATTAGGGGCTGCCGAAGATTGCATATTGAAACGGGATGTTAATAAAGACGAGGTGTTGTGTTATCAAGACGTGGAGCTGCCTGAAGGTCGGTTAATAGATCAGTTGTTAGCGGAACAGCGATCCTTTTTTTCTAAGAACATGGCAATTGAATAA
- the lhgO gene encoding L-2-hydroxyglutarate oxidase: protein MYNFIIVGGGIVGLSTAYAIKKRNPASAILILEKESHPAAHQTGRNSGVIHSGIYYKPGSKKAELATRGSVRMIQFCKDHGIKYEQCGKVIVATNKDELPYLDILQERGIQNGLNVRKITEEELAEREPHVTGKAALYVPEAGIVSYKNVAEVLVDRLKDYGVEIGFNQYVKGIKCGETSCEVRTQNCRFKGRYIINCGGLQSDRIANETGANVQHRIVPFRGEYYEIVDERRHLVNNLIYPVPNPSFPFLGVHFTRMIDGSIHAGPNAVLSLKREGYSKYSFDFVDAWSALTYPGFWKLAGKHWREGFRELHRSLSKSQFVKSLQKLIPEIREEDLVPSNSGVRAQALNRDGSLVDDFLIKYHGRTIHVCNAPSPAATASLEIGDQIADYVMKHQSTGVAV from the coding sequence ATGTATAATTTTATCATTGTTGGGGGCGGCATCGTTGGGCTGTCTACGGCTTATGCTATCAAAAAAAGGAATCCGGCATCGGCTATTCTGATATTGGAGAAGGAGTCTCACCCGGCTGCCCATCAAACCGGTAGAAATAGTGGAGTTATACATTCAGGGATATACTATAAACCGGGTAGCAAAAAAGCCGAACTTGCGACCCGTGGAAGTGTACGGATGATTCAATTCTGCAAAGACCATGGTATTAAGTATGAGCAATGTGGAAAAGTTATTGTTGCTACCAATAAGGATGAGCTTCCTTATTTAGATATCCTACAAGAGCGAGGAATACAGAATGGGCTTAATGTTCGCAAGATTACAGAAGAAGAGCTTGCCGAGCGGGAGCCGCATGTAACGGGAAAGGCAGCTTTGTATGTGCCAGAAGCTGGGATTGTCAGTTATAAAAACGTTGCCGAAGTGCTTGTTGATCGGTTAAAAGATTATGGCGTTGAGATCGGTTTCAATCAATATGTTAAGGGAATCAAATGTGGTGAAACAAGTTGTGAGGTTAGAACTCAAAATTGTCGTTTCAAGGGAAGATATATTATCAATTGCGGGGGCTTACAGAGCGATCGGATAGCAAATGAGACGGGAGCAAATGTCCAGCATCGCATTGTTCCATTTCGGGGCGAATACTACGAAATTGTTGACGAACGCCGACATCTTGTGAATAACCTGATCTATCCAGTACCTAATCCAAGCTTTCCATTTCTGGGAGTTCACTTTACGCGAATGATTGATGGTAGTATCCATGCCGGTCCCAACGCTGTGCTTAGTTTAAAAAGGGAGGGCTACTCGAAGTATTCTTTTGACTTTGTAGATGCCTGGAGTGCATTAACATATCCCGGTTTTTGGAAACTCGCTGGTAAACATTGGCGGGAGGGATTTCGAGAATTGCACCGGTCGCTGTCAAAGTCTCAATTTGTGAAAAGTCTCCAAAAGTTAATTCCCGAAATACGAGAAGAAGATCTGGTTCCATCCAACTCTGGTGTACGGGCACAGGCGTTGAATAGGGATGGAAGCTTGGTAGATGACTTCTTGATCAAATATCATGGCAGAACCATCCACGTATGCAATGCACCTTCACCGGCTGCAACGGCATCACTCGAAATCGGAGACCAAATAGCCGACTATGTAATGAAACATCAATCTACGGGAGTAGCAGTTTAA
- a CDS encoding NAD-dependent epimerase: MKILVTGVAGFIGFHTVRSLIKENHEVVGLDNINNYYSTSLKYDRLNELGIIKGTVEENILIESSTIGNFRFIKADLENKDVINELFHQEGFDVVINLAAQAGVRHSLKDPYQYIDSNISGFLNILEAARHYSLRHLIYASSSSVYGANTSMPFSTKDNVDHPMSLYAATKKANELMAHTYSNLYGIPTTGLRFFTVYGPWGRPDMALFLFTKAIIEDKPIDVFNYGDMERDFTYIDDIVEGIKRLVPKPPTPNKSWTGLAPDPSTSFAPYRIFNIGNSRPVKLMDFIDELEHQLGFRAEKNLLPLQPGDVPKTWADVDDLFEYINFHPQVGYKKGIEQFVKWYKEYYLIPQSKERVPVDDEKAALING, from the coding sequence ATGAAAATATTAGTCACTGGGGTAGCGGGGTTCATTGGGTTTCACACAGTAAGAAGTTTAATTAAAGAAAACCATGAGGTTGTAGGGTTAGATAATATCAATAATTACTACTCAACTTCATTAAAGTATGATCGCTTAAATGAATTAGGAATCATCAAGGGGACTGTTGAAGAAAATATTCTTATTGAAAGTTCAACAATCGGTAACTTTCGATTTATTAAAGCGGATCTTGAAAATAAGGATGTTATTAACGAACTCTTCCATCAAGAGGGGTTTGATGTGGTAATAAATCTGGCTGCCCAAGCTGGTGTTCGGCACAGTTTAAAGGATCCCTATCAATATATTGATAGCAATATTTCAGGTTTTCTGAATATCTTGGAGGCCGCTCGTCATTATTCTTTGCGGCACTTAATTTATGCTTCATCGAGCTCGGTATATGGAGCAAATACAAGTATGCCGTTTTCGACCAAGGACAATGTAGATCATCCTATGAGCTTATATGCAGCTACCAAAAAGGCTAATGAGTTAATGGCGCATACCTATTCTAATCTGTATGGCATTCCCACTACCGGATTACGTTTTTTTACGGTCTATGGTCCGTGGGGACGTCCCGATATGGCTTTGTTTCTTTTTACTAAAGCCATAATTGAAGATAAGCCCATCGATGTATTCAATTATGGGGATATGGAACGAGATTTTACGTATATCGATGATATTGTAGAGGGGATTAAACGTTTGGTTCCAAAGCCACCGACCCCCAATAAATCATGGACGGGGCTTGCACCTGACCCATCAACAAGTTTTGCTCCCTACCGTATCTTTAATATTGGCAATAGTCGTCCGGTTAAGCTCATGGATTTTATTGATGAGCTTGAGCATCAGCTTGGTTTTAGAGCCGAGAAAAATTTACTTCCCTTACAACCTGGAGATGTCCCCAAAACGTGGGCTGATGTGGATGATCTTTTTGAGTATATCAATTTCCATCCACAGGTGGGATATAAGAAGGGAATTGAACAGTTTGTGAAGTGGTATAAAGAATATTATTTGATCCCACAAAGTAAAGAGAGAGTACCGGTAGATGATGAGAAGGCAGCTCTAATTAACGGCTAA
- a CDS encoding nucleotidyltransferase family protein — translation MCASLPVVGLIPAAGFARRISSQISVSKEVFPVMLADGYRKPVASFLIDSFQKAGTDKAYVILREGKWDIPETLANDKAIELPLAYIVTGSTSGVPFTLDKSYGFIKDSIVFLGFPDIIFRPVDAFQQLLQKQERTDADLVLGLFKTQKPHKADMVSLDGKNELQDIVIKPEQTSLSYTWIIALWTPAFTEFLHDFLSANVSPKGQQELHIGEVVRAAIHSKMKTSYVTFDSGSFLDIGTPEELSTIRDQSWMDVF, via the coding sequence ATGTGTGCATCATTGCCTGTAGTCGGGTTGATTCCAGCAGCCGGATTTGCCCGGCGTATTTCATCACAAATTTCAGTAAGCAAAGAGGTATTCCCGGTAATGTTAGCGGATGGATACCGTAAACCGGTAGCCTCATTTTTGATTGACAGTTTTCAAAAAGCTGGCACTGATAAAGCTTATGTGATATTAAGAGAGGGTAAATGGGATATTCCTGAGACGTTAGCAAATGATAAAGCTATTGAACTACCATTAGCTTATATTGTCACTGGATCTACGAGTGGAGTGCCCTTTACCCTGGATAAAAGTTATGGATTTATAAAAGATAGCATAGTATTCCTGGGTTTTCCTGATATTATATTTAGGCCTGTTGATGCATTTCAACAATTACTCCAAAAGCAGGAGAGAACCGATGCTGACCTGGTTTTGGGACTCTTCAAAACCCAGAAGCCACACAAGGCAGACATGGTTTCGTTGGATGGCAAAAATGAGTTGCAGGATATTGTCATTAAACCTGAACAAACATCCCTTTCTTATACATGGATCATTGCACTTTGGACGCCTGCCTTTACGGAATTTCTCCATGATTTTCTTTCCGCAAATGTGTCCCCTAAAGGTCAACAAGAGTTACATATTGGAGAAGTTGTAAGAGCAGCTATTCATTCAAAAATGAAGACCTCATATGTAACATTTGATTCTGGATCTTTCCTTGATATTGGAACACCTGAAGAGCTTAGTACTATACGAGATCAAAGCTGGATGGATGTTTTTTAG
- the rfbA gene encoding glucose-1-phosphate thymidylyltransferase RfbA — protein sequence MRGVSKGIILAGGSGTRLYPVTKGISKQLMPIYDKPMIYYPLSVLMLAGIRDILIITTPEDKASFERLLGDGYEWGIHIRYEVQPRPEGLAQAFLIGEEFIGNSNVCLILGDNIFYGHGFRPLLEDVVDDFSGARIFGYRVSDPQRFGVVEVDKFDRILSIEEKPKVPKSNIAITGLYFYDHQVVDFAKQVRPSERGELEITSINKMYLEQGELRAEVLGRGFAWLDTGTHTAMQEASQFVEIIEKRQGLKISCPEEIAWRRKWINDSDLLGLASDMCKNGYGEYLKSLLINDDRNKWQQNEAYPAVEMV from the coding sequence ATGAGGGGGGTAAGCAAGGGCATTATTTTAGCAGGGGGCTCAGGTACTCGTTTATATCCGGTCACAAAGGGAATATCAAAGCAGTTAATGCCTATTTATGACAAGCCGATGATCTATTACCCGCTGTCTGTACTGATGCTGGCTGGAATTCGAGATATTTTAATTATAACGACGCCCGAAGATAAAGCCAGTTTTGAGCGATTGCTCGGGGATGGTTATGAATGGGGCATCCATATTCGATACGAAGTTCAACCGCGTCCCGAAGGATTGGCTCAGGCGTTCCTTATTGGTGAAGAATTTATCGGCAATAGCAACGTATGTTTAATATTGGGAGATAACATCTTTTATGGTCACGGATTTCGTCCGCTGCTCGAAGATGTAGTGGATGATTTTTCGGGTGCACGGATTTTTGGCTATCGCGTTAGTGATCCGCAACGGTTTGGTGTTGTAGAAGTGGATAAGTTTGACCGCATACTCAGTATCGAAGAGAAGCCGAAGGTTCCCAAAAGTAATATTGCGATAACAGGACTTTACTTTTATGACCATCAGGTGGTGGATTTTGCGAAGCAGGTGAGGCCATCGGAGCGGGGAGAGCTTGAAATAACATCCATCAATAAAATGTATTTAGAGCAAGGTGAGTTGCGTGCTGAAGTATTGGGACGGGGTTTTGCCTGGCTTGATACTGGAACACATACAGCTATGCAGGAAGCCTCACAATTTGTTGAGATTATTGAAAAACGACAGGGATTGAAAATATCATGTCCCGAAGAAATAGCATGGCGCAGAAAGTGGATTAATGATAGTGATTTACTGGGATTAGCCAGTGATATGTGTAAGAATGGGTACGGAGAGTATCTGAAGTCGTTATTGATTAATGATGACAGAAATAAATGGCAACAAAATGAAGCGTATCCAGCTGTAGAAATGGTATAG
- the rffA gene encoding dTDP-4-amino-4,6-dideoxygalactose transaminase, with the protein MIPFNKPYLTGKEMHYMYQAVYSGKISGNGIYTKKCQSFFEDRYDLKKALLTTSCTDALEMCALLIGIKPGDEIIVPSYTFVSTALAFVRQGAKIVFADSRGDHPGIAEECLESLITSKTKAIVPVHYAGVACDMDKIMDLADQYNLIVIEDAAQAIESTYKEKPLGSIGHLAAFSFHETKNIISGEGGLLAINDERFVGRAEIIWEKGTNRAEFFRGEVNKYEWKDTGSSFLPSDMTAAFLWAQLENIEDIQKRRRSVWLRYHKELRSWADYNNIRQPIVPFYASNNAHMYYLCFQREADRQLVIDRLKLLEIHTVSHYLSLYNSTYCKQQGYDTDQELPMSDYYSDCLLRLPLYFELEDTEQEKVIKALTAINLKKETIITDRKHQKLVAKST; encoded by the coding sequence ATGATTCCATTTAATAAGCCATATTTGACAGGCAAAGAGATGCATTATATGTACCAAGCGGTATATTCGGGCAAGATTTCGGGTAATGGAATTTATACCAAGAAATGTCAGAGCTTTTTTGAAGATCGCTATGATCTTAAAAAGGCTTTGTTGACTACCTCATGTACAGATGCATTGGAAATGTGTGCTTTGCTAATTGGTATAAAGCCTGGTGATGAAATTATAGTACCGTCTTATACTTTTGTATCAACGGCACTGGCATTTGTTCGACAGGGAGCCAAAATTGTTTTTGCTGATAGTAGAGGTGACCATCCCGGGATAGCTGAGGAATGTTTGGAATCGCTTATCACATCAAAAACAAAAGCTATTGTACCCGTCCATTATGCTGGGGTGGCCTGTGATATGGATAAAATAATGGATCTGGCCGATCAATATAATCTAATCGTGATAGAAGATGCCGCACAGGCTATAGAATCGACTTATAAAGAGAAGCCATTAGGTAGTATAGGGCATTTGGCGGCCTTTTCATTTCATGAGACTAAAAATATTATCTCGGGCGAAGGAGGGTTGCTGGCAATAAATGATGAACGCTTTGTTGGGAGAGCAGAGATTATTTGGGAGAAGGGGACAAACAGAGCTGAATTTTTCAGGGGAGAAGTAAATAAGTATGAATGGAAAGATACAGGTTCTTCATTTTTGCCATCAGATATGACGGCAGCATTCTTGTGGGCTCAGTTAGAGAATATCGAAGATATCCAAAAGCGGAGAAGATCAGTATGGCTTCGTTATCATAAGGAACTACGTTCATGGGCAGACTATAATAATATCCGCCAACCAATTGTTCCATTTTATGCCAGCAATAATGCTCACATGTACTATTTGTGTTTCCAGAGGGAGGCTGATAGGCAGCTTGTTATTGACCGCTTGAAATTACTGGAGATACACACAGTGTCTCACTATTTGAGCCTCTATAACAGTACCTATTGCAAGCAGCAGGGATATGATACTGATCAGGAACTGCCTATGAGCGATTATTATTCGGATTGTTTGCTACGATTACCGTTATACTTCGAGCTTGAGGATACTGAACAAGAGAAGGTTATAAAGGCATTAACAGCTATCAACCTTAAGAAAGAGACAATCATAACGGATAGAAAACATCAGAAGTTAGTAGCTAAGTCGACATAG
- the nuoH gene encoding NADH-quinone oxidoreductase subunit NuoH: protein MEPVTTTSYIVLGVALFMLLNSAAIAVYAERRISAAIQNRLGPNRVGPYGILQPLADVVKLLLKEDVTPARGFKTVHAIAPMIPVITALMTVAVIPFGDGLYATDINAAVLYLLAVNSLGVYGVTLGGWASNSKYSLLGGLRAAAQMISYELPMGMAIASCILFTGSLSMIDVVNSQEVWWNIFRNPIGAVIFIVAAFAEANRTPFDLVEAEQELVGGFHTEYSSMKFGMFFLAEYMHVVIGSMLITTFFFGGYHLPFAGYWLPEMSPMAKSILDVSVFTVKTLFWAFVYIWVRWTIPRFKYNQVMKLGWKRMLPISILNFIGLAIIIYAWHHYIA, encoded by the coding sequence ATGGAACCAGTAACAACAACCTCATATATCGTTTTAGGAGTTGCCCTCTTTATGCTGTTGAACTCAGCAGCTATTGCCGTTTACGCCGAAAGACGTATTTCGGCAGCGATCCAAAATCGTTTGGGGCCTAACCGAGTTGGACCATACGGAATTTTACAGCCCCTGGCTGACGTAGTTAAGCTACTTTTAAAAGAAGATGTAACCCCGGCTCGTGGATTTAAGACTGTCCATGCCATTGCCCCTATGATTCCGGTCATTACCGCATTAATGACGGTAGCAGTTATCCCTTTTGGGGATGGGCTTTATGCCACAGATATCAATGCTGCAGTTCTTTATTTACTTGCTGTCAACTCATTAGGCGTTTATGGAGTTACACTTGGAGGATGGGCATCAAACAGTAAATACTCTCTATTGGGGGGATTACGCGCTGCCGCCCAAATGATTAGCTATGAATTGCCCATGGGTATGGCTATTGCTTCCTGTATTTTGTTTACAGGATCGTTAAGTATGATTGATGTTGTCAATTCGCAAGAAGTTTGGTGGAATATTTTCCGTAATCCCATTGGAGCTGTAATTTTTATTGTAGCTGCCTTTGCCGAAGCAAACCGAACCCCCTTCGATCTGGTTGAGGCCGAACAAGAACTCGTTGGTGGATTCCATACTGAATACAGTAGTATGAAGTTTGGAATGTTTTTTCTTGCCGAATATATGCACGTTGTTATTGGCAGTATGTTAATTACTACTTTCTTCTTTGGCGGTTACCACCTCCCCTTTGCAGGTTACTGGTTGCCAGAAATGAGTCCGATGGCAAAATCAATTTTAGATGTCTCGGTATTTACAGTTAAAACGCTCTTTTGGGCTTTTGTCTACATCTGGGTGCGATGGACCATTCCACGATTTAAGTATAACCAGGTGATGAAATTAGGTTGGAAACGCATGCTCCCGATCAGTATCCTTAACTTCATTGGATTAGCGATCATTATTTATGCATGGCATCATTACATAGCATAG
- a CDS encoding WbqC family protein, translating to MSKTIAISQSNYIPWKGYFDFIAEVDEFVLYDEVQYTTRDWRNRNRIKTPQGPKWLTIPVHGSQSDSIDEVDIADNDWNEKHWQILRHIYNQAPFFSYWERDILRLYEQATFSRLSEINRHFLVGITKLLGIKTSFSWSTDYNARGDRTERLISICKQANADVYVSGPAAKAYLDVGLFNKEGITVQWMNYEDYKEYPQLYGEFDHTVSILDLLFNTGPQALDYLKTAIQVEI from the coding sequence GTGAGCAAAACAATAGCTATATCGCAATCCAATTATATTCCCTGGAAAGGTTATTTCGATTTCATTGCAGAGGTCGATGAGTTTGTTCTCTACGACGAAGTGCAGTATACCACTCGGGATTGGCGGAATCGGAATCGTATTAAAACTCCTCAGGGGCCAAAATGGCTTACTATACCGGTCCACGGAAGTCAAAGTGATAGTATTGATGAAGTTGACATTGCTGATAATGACTGGAATGAAAAGCATTGGCAAATACTTCGGCATATATACAATCAAGCTCCATTTTTTAGTTATTGGGAACGGGACATTTTACGACTGTATGAGCAGGCGACATTCAGTCGGTTAAGTGAGATCAATCGTCATTTCCTTGTTGGTATTACTAAGCTATTAGGGATTAAAACTTCTTTTAGCTGGAGTACGGATTATAATGCAAGAGGTGATAGAACTGAACGATTGATATCAATTTGTAAACAGGCGAATGCTGATGTTTATGTTTCGGGTCCGGCAGCCAAAGCATATTTAGATGTAGGATTATTCAACAAAGAGGGCATTACCGTACAATGGATGAATTATGAGGACTATAAAGAGTATCCTCAATTGTATGGGGAGTTTGACCATACCGTTTCAATACTTGATTTATTGTTCAATACTGGTCCCCAAGCGCTTGATTACCTAAAAACAGCTATACAAGTAGAAATATGA